Within Montipora foliosa isolate CH-2021 chromosome 3, ASM3666993v2, whole genome shotgun sequence, the genomic segment AATGGCTGTAAATCAGACTTCATCTCGTCAATGCCGCTTGCCACTGGAACGTGCATATCATTTTGAACGATGCGATCGTAATAATACCCACCACATACCATTTAAATAACGTAACATGTGGTAATATTGCATGGCGTCTAAGATTTCAAGAGCCTTGAATTCGTGAACTCACTCATGAAATAATCGCTTCCTCAGTTAATGAGTTAATTAATGCATAATAAACAGCTGTTGTCGCATAGAATTAgattacaataaataaattttttacCTTCTGTCATCCTAATTTATGGTCTCAGTTATTTCCTCTTCTACGACTGAATATTCCGGGTTGCTGGAGAAGGTTAGTTAACATGCATGTTTAGTTAAGGAATTTTGTTTCACCGCAGTCACGAAAGCGAAAAATTCGCGTACGTATTATTGGTCCTAATCTTTATCCTAGTGTTCTTTATTTACGCGTATTGAAGGGAAATTTAAAGAGAGGGTGACTAACTCCGACGCAAACAGTATTTGCCACAACGCGAATATCATTGATTAAAACATTTACGATGGTGCATGAATAGTCAACGATCCTATCAGTTGGTTtgctttgaaaacaagaaaGCTTTATCTTTCTATGGAAATACGCCGCCTTAATTAATTTGACCAGTTTAGCAACATTGCAGAGCTACACATTAGTGACTTAAAAACAATGCGGCGGAGCAGCCGACCAATTTATACAAATCAGTTTTTTACGGCTAAAATAAGAATCGATATATGTTAGATCCACTCATGCTTAAACGTGACATTACCTTGTAAAACAAACCGTTTTCTCTTTAGAATCCAGACGGGTCTTGCTGCCAGGCAAATGGAATCCTTAGGTTGTTTAATAGGTTAGCAGCGTCGTCTCTCAAGATATTTAATGTTCTTTATTTCGCTGATGTCAGCACGATATCTTGAACCTGCGTCAACATTAATTACGTACGAAATATAGCCAGGGAAATCCTGGCCGGGTACAGAAAACCAAGGAAACTGAAACATCGAGAAGGAAGTTTAGAAAAAACTTCCCTTTTTGAAGAGTCTTACAATTGTTTGAGAGAACCCCCTTATTCTAATGACGCAGAAGCGTTTCCCCAGCCGTCCAATAACAAGCCTCTACAGGTCTTATTTGTGACAAGTTGCCTGACGACGACAGACATCTCTCAGTCAACAAATCACCTGACTGTTCTTTCGAATCGCTGTCAATTCGTCTTTTAGAGGCCATTGGACCAATTCGATGGAGCAAGATGATCCGCAAAATTACCGACCGTTTTCCCGTTGGTCTGTCAACTTTGCAAAACCTGcaggctatttaacaattagacccgtagcccttgcgggctacgggtcaatagcccatgaggcgaagccgaatgggctattgacccgtggcccttgagggcaaagggtctaattgttttagtatcacccgactagtcggacagaaaaggcaataataaagttagcaaatgcaagttgaagaaatatttatatgggaataaaacgaaagaaagcgccacgcttttcgctactcgaggactattactaatagtcctctagtagcgtagccaatcaaattgcaggatttgcattagtccactagttgggtgatactaaaaagAATTAGCAGATAGGTTCCTTGAACATCTTCGAGATGAGGGCAGAAATAAGGCAAAGAGGCGCTGAAACTGGTAGAAATTTCCCGGCATTTCAGTCTTTCAAAACCACAAGCTCCTCTTGCAACATGACAACTTTTGGTAACACCAAGGGGGcaacacagaaagccgcaaaaatctcGAACAACAATTTGTTTTTCACCCAGGCACCATCAATCCACAGAAGTGTTGATATTGGAGAGTAATCTCTGTATGGGAATTTGGTTTCCCCAATTATTCTGCAGTAACGTTTTTTCAGTCCCCACGAAATCGATTGATTCAATTAATTTACTAGTGCCCTCGTGCCACCTCTATGGTAAACCCACCCCAATGGCAAAGTCTACTAAGCAAATTACTAACAACCCACAATTCCACAGTTCGGTCTGACAAGGCTTGTTGTAAAGCACAATACAAGCCATTAGGGAGCTTTTaataagcacgcgacgtttttgagaggCAGACGGCTCAGTAccttttctctattagagacGATAAGTTTAAACCTCTGGGTcgggttgttcaaaagccgattaacgctaaccaagaattaaccaaggagtttatttctctattccaaaatgctgttcaacactgatattcggcaaaactttacactAGAAAaaatcaatcttgaaaaactaaAGTAAGCaacgaaactttcaccaaaaagtaaaaaacatgGAACagaagtttacgctaatcctggattaagttaatcggctttcgaacaaccgggccctgggtgATGGTGCGGTGGTGTGAGCACTCGtgttccaccaatgtggcccgggaagTCCGCGTTCGATTcctagactcggcgtcatatgtgggttgagtttgttggttctctgctctgcaccaggaggtttttctctgggtactccggctttcccctctcctcaaaaaccaacatttgacttgatttgttaatttcagtttacagtgtctccaatcagtgctccagcgctagaacgactagacacttaaataagattcctttccttttactgTCCTGGCATGTGGAAAGTTCACACCTCCGGTTGCTGTCtatggctcaaaaacgtcgcgtgctttaATAATGAACCTCCTATTTACGCAAAACGCACCGATGTTAATCGATATCAGTACGTAAAATACGCAATTCATCTTCAAGAGCGGTCGACTCCCTTAAAAGTTATAGGGCTTTTTGTAACAGCAAACCGGAAGTAGCTTTAGTAGTTATTTCACCATTTtgtttagaaagaaaaaaaggagaactTACCGGATTTGCCGTTTTGAAGCGTTTTCGGCAAGCTCTTGTAGCGCTAATTTGGTGTTCTACTGAAAAGAGAAGCAGTAcccaaaatttcaattttttagaTTGCGCAGAAGAACTGAAAGTCTCTGATTCACTGATTACGTCAAGGGTCGTTACTTTAGTCTAAAACTGACAAAAAAGGGCCTGGCGGAATAAAGACGGATATTGAGGCTACCCTCAGGCTACCCCAAGCACGAAGTTAAATAACATATAACCTTCTCGATTTTGTCCTCAGTATTTATTACAGTTTCGGGGTTAAAACAACTATGGTTCCTGAGCCCTCTCTCTCTCCCTGTTTTTACTACATTTTGACGTGTTCTGTGATCTATTATTGAACacggaatctatttgtttttaattatgACGTCAGCTATTCGTCTGTCCTATAATGCATCATAAGTGAGAACCAATAAAAATGCGTGCATTATTGAGCttaaacgatgaaatgatatatgaaatgaatcatatatgaactgcggagatgaaatcaagtgaagctatgatcctcgcagttatgaacgcaatttttgcaattgcgtaaagaagcctgaaaaattcaggacttcaacggggtttgaacccgtgacctcgcctGTCCATTTCCCTATTCATTTTGTGTTTACTAAgtgaatagagcggttttcaaatgagtgtcgtaaaaccaaaaccaaagtaattagagcggttttcaattgagtgtcgaaagtaattagataattactttggtttataattacttcactcagtgattggttcaaagttctcgcgccattttttcaaccaatcagaagtgaaaccaaaaccaatcgcggctcgcgcgtgcacattttcccgcgctttgtgtcggctacgtgtaattacttcgagttttgattggtttgctggattgtctccgtcctttttgattggccaaagtaattactttggttttggttttacgacactcaattgaaaatcgctctactttggccaatcaaaaaggacggagacaatccagtaaaccaatcaaaactcgaagtaattacacgtagccgacacaaagcgcaggaaaatgtgcacgcgcgagccacaattggttttggttgcacttctgattggttgaaaaaatggcgcgagaactttaaaccaatcactgagtgaagtaaatgcaaaaccaaagcaattcgctctAGACTTATTTACATGATTTTAATATCGATCGATAGTGACTTGGGCTGATCGCAAAAAACCTCTGAGCAATGAAGTTGGAAAACTTAAAACTTTACAAGGAACGCATGGATGATCAGTGGCTTTTACCACCAAAAATTTATCAGGTTtagatggctaataactggctcctTATCAAAGCTAATGAGCTTAAAACTGGGgatttaactaagtttaacaagttcttttacctcttGAAGGATAAAATCCACCACTTGTAACTATCCACTAAACAAAAACGACTGGTTTATAAACAGTTTGACCACGCTTTATGATTATTTTCCCCAACTCAtttttaatttataattatGTGGCAAGCTCCCATATTGAATCACATTCCCCCATGAGTGGCCACTTAATAAGGGATTGGACCATACAGTTACATGATTAGAAGAATCACTCCAAGTCCCCTTTCAGCTTACTAATAGCTTCAACAAGCATTTTGTTGCACATAGCAGCATAAGGATTCATTTGTACAACCATGGATTTCGCAAAAGCACTGCCTAGTGCTGCTGCTTTAGTGAAGTCATCATATGATTTTTCCTCTTCTCCTTTCAACCTGTGAATTAAGCCACGCTGTGTGTAGGCTTGTGCTGCGGCAGCACCACTGTCTCTACTAAGGTCAATAGCTTTGTTTAAATCTTCTATGGCATGAGAAACATCACCTAGGAAATGGAACAACAAATGGTAATAAATTTCAGTGACATCTTACAAAATTGAAAGTGATTCATTCAAATGTGGCTGTGGAGCAATGGTGGTGCTAAGGTTAAAAGAAAGGTTTACAGAACAAGTGAATATTGTGTGTATAAATTTATGCAGTTCTTGTATTGCACAAGAAAAGAATTAAAGAGcaatttttttagtaaaagaaatatttatgCATGTAAGGATAATCATGCTCTCTGTTCAAGGCTTAATTTGACATTTTAAACTTTACCATGTCAATGGATCCTTCTGCTCAAGGTTAAGGAATTCTTGTTTGCAGCAGTCTTATTCCAGGAATAGGGCACAGGGTGATTCAGAAGCAGTAGAAGAATGCTTGTTTTGAAGGAATATTTGtggaatttttatttaattaatttctcGCAATGATAAAATCTGTATTACATTGATATGTTAGTTAGAAACTCTCATACTGTAGACCAATTATTGGTTAAGATTTTAGGTTCAGATATTgccagggctcgaaattaacgtttttagtaaggcgccaattggcgactcatccaaaaattttggtcgccagatcttaacttttagtcgccatttttttcactgatatttttttcttcatttttctgatgATCATGTACACATGCAATCTTCTTCATAGTCCTAAGTTTAGGTACACTTAAGCTTCTAAGACTGAGATACTAAAACTTAAAAGGAAGCCAGGGCTCGTAAAACATATCATTACGCATTACGAGGTAAGtaatcaatgtgaaagcagctttagtcacgtttcctgtgcttcctccgcttttgttaagtttccatgtaacatcgagtctatagcttacataaatagacgaacctgaacataaacaatcaccaattttccatattttcagcgCTAAAAAGCCAAGGCTTCGTTGTGAACTTCACGCTTCAATGATTGCACGTGTTGTTTAGAGCGCCCGCAATACCAGCTGCTGAATCAAACATGGCGCTCGATTATGAAAAATGgagatcgaagagccagaagagtcgtgggtttgttttgttatttctgtgcgcataaatcatgcattttatccaaaactACGGTTGATTTGCCTTTGGGGCTAAAAGGATGAAGGAAAAAGGTGAAGGTTAGTCGCCCACTGGCGACTAGCTCTAAAAATCTAATCGCCAACGcttgatttttggtcgcattggcgaccaatGAGTCGCAATGTCGAGCCCTGATATTGCTGAATTCTGCTTCTGAGATGCACTGTATGGTTGCATTAATGAAATTAGACAGAGGAGCAAAATTTCTATCCCTAAAATTTCCAGACTGGTATTCTTGTTTTGACGTCACTGTTCTGCTATCCCCAGACTCCTTACTAGCTTAGTTTTGTACCTTGCCAGAAGTGAAAATTCCAGcatggaatttttttaatactTTAGTATTGTTTTTATCTCAGGAAACCATGATGTTTCCATCAattgagtaaataaagaaaaatctgtcagATCCACTTTAAGTGAAAAGAGGCGTAATTGCATTTTAGATGAGAAGGTATAGAATATCAAAGAACCAgcccaaattgaaaaaaaattattgccagtACTCTATCAcaactttgtatttaaaaaaggTTGTAACCCAAACAATGAGATCACGGCCAAGACTGAAAACCTCCACAGAGTGAACATGAAAATCCCTCACATGACTATGAAAAAATAAGGAACGTTAATATAGATCATCACACCGGAcatttcttcgtcttcttctaataataataataataataataataataataataacaacaataacaataacaataataataataataataataacataaaaaAGATCTCACATTGGCATACTAAAGCTGCAGCTACACAAGCAATTTTTTGCTTGCGCTGGTTTGTCACGTCGCCAGAACGCCATGAAAATCACAGGTGTAACTACCCTTGACCTGGCGACgcgcaagaaaaaagtcgccagtTCCACAGAGTGGACACGAAAATCCCTCACATGACTATGAAAAAATAAGGAATGTTAATTAATATAGATCATCACACCGggcatttcttcttcttcttcttctaataataataataataataataataataataataacaacaataacaataacataaaaAAGATCTCACATTGGCATACTAAAGCTGCAGCTACACAAGCAATTTTATACTCGCGTTggtgatgcaatttttttcaaatttgtcgCGTCACCAGCACACGATGAAAATCATTGGTGTAACCACCCTTGACCTGGCGACGCGCAAGCAAAAAGttgccagagttgaaactttcacGAGAAAATTACAGAGATAGTTGCCtgtgtagccaccctgcaactttttcGGCCCGCGTTTGCGACACGACTAAAaagtatttagccaatgaaattaaaggagGAATATCTGATTACAGTGCCCGAGTCTCTTGAAATATGCGATTCACGCGGCCTTCAGTTTGtagccaaaatttgtcacaagtgtagccaccctcgcaggcgacgcgacaaaatttgaaaaaaatcgcatcaccggcgcgaggaAAAagtcgctcgtgtagccgcggcttaaaaCTAAATTGGTAGGAAGGACAATGAAATGAAGGTATCGGTTTACTTCAATAGCGTAGGTGATGAGAAATTCCAGAGATTAGCGCCTGACACCATAGTTAATGTATGCTCACACCAAGAaagctaaactgcagaataccagGCCACTTATGCATATGAATGGATTGCATTGTTATATATAAGAAACTTACGCCTTGCTCTTAAAATGATGCCGATACCACAACACAATAGCGACCGGccggtattctgcagttactacTTTTTCACTGGTTTAACAAAAACCTCATTGTACTGTTTCTGGAATATTACCATTCAATCTCCACAGCTGAGCTCTATTGTTAAAACAAGACGAACGCGTTGGACATATCTCACAAGCTTCATTGAAACACTCCAAAGCACCTTCTAAATCTCCCTGTTCAGCCTTCTCGATCCCCAATTTTTCTAAATCCTTTGCCTTCTTAGAATCTTCTGTACTTTCTTCGTTGATTTCATTTTCAGTTCGAGGTGGACTCTGAGAAATATCCCCGAGAGGCAACAAAGGATTGAAAATGCTCTCAAGTACGGCTTTATCTTTCGCATTGGCTGCCATTTTGTTTACTGTGGTCGTGCCGGAGCACTGGAAACCACTATACGTTCATCCCGTTCCCAAATGAGGCATAATCCATGTCATATGCCGATTTTGGCCGTTTCCCGAAATTTCATCACCCTTTTCGAGTCAAACCATTCCTCCCGCCCGATTGACCTTACTTTTGGATCTATTAAGTTTTCTACTGGAAGGAGCCAGAGGCACAAAAAGGAGAAAGGAGAGCCCACGCCCGTAAAGACCTGATTGCTTTCCAAAATCGAGAAGTGAAGTTCTGGGTTCCACTGTTGTACGTATGCTTACTTCCTTGTAAGTATGGAG encodes:
- the LOC137997308 gene encoding tetratricopeptide repeat protein 36 homolog, coding for MAANAKDKAVLESIFNPLLPLGDISQSPPRTENEINEESTEDSKKAKDLEKLGIEKAEQGDLEGALECFNEACEICPTRSSCFNNRAQLWRLNGDVSHAIEDLNKAIDLSRDSGAAAAQAYTQRGLIHRLKGEEEKSYDDFTKAAALGSAFAKSMVVQMNPYAAMCNKMLVEAISKLKGDLE